One segment of Rubripirellula amarantea DNA contains the following:
- a CDS encoding GspE/PulE family protein: protein MREAPQFDDPDAIRTDDAFAAVGSTGADWQSRQLATRLDLPFHEQLDAFIPAAKYLQNFSISYSRSHRVMGLREKANTEEGSILLAVCDHEGLAHLDVISRALGKNVTPIVSSPSTIERAVNTAYADRSSGAQQVIDAMDGENVLREIQSLSAREDLLDTEGRAPIIRLVNHLLFDAVKAGASDVHIQPYEDRVIVRQRIDGVLFDSFEIPKMVQEEVLTRIKVLGKMNIAEKRLPQDGRATVTLGDRIVDLRIASLPTSHNERIVIRLLDKSARLYSLGELGMPPHYLEVFQQLITRDHGMILVTGPTGSGKSTTLYGALQQINSHDLNVLTLEDPIEYQLDGISQTQINEKKGMTFASGMRSVLRQDPDIIMVGEIRDAETAVMAIQASLTGHLVFSTLHTNDAASAATRLLDLGIEPYLVSSSLVASLAQRLVRKLCEHCSTPDPHATASLPKVPQSLLDDQGITLKELKGVYQPVGCPSCRGTGYRGRVGLFEFLFIDDACRDLIQTRANASRLRQAGMDAGMHLLSTDGILKIHQGITTLDEVLRVTSL from the coding sequence ATGCGAGAAGCCCCCCAATTCGATGATCCAGACGCCATCAGAACGGATGATGCTTTCGCAGCCGTAGGTTCAACGGGCGCGGATTGGCAGTCGCGACAACTCGCGACAAGACTCGACTTGCCGTTTCATGAACAGCTTGATGCGTTCATCCCCGCCGCGAAGTACCTACAGAACTTCTCGATCTCCTACTCCCGATCACATCGAGTGATGGGATTGCGTGAAAAGGCAAACACAGAAGAAGGTTCCATCTTGTTGGCTGTTTGCGATCACGAAGGACTCGCTCATCTCGATGTGATCAGCCGCGCGCTGGGCAAAAATGTGACTCCGATTGTTTCGTCACCTTCAACCATCGAGCGTGCCGTTAACACTGCCTATGCCGATCGGTCCAGTGGTGCCCAACAGGTGATCGACGCCATGGACGGCGAGAATGTCCTTCGCGAGATCCAATCGCTTTCGGCTCGAGAGGACCTGCTCGATACCGAAGGCCGAGCCCCGATCATTCGTCTGGTCAACCATCTACTCTTTGACGCAGTGAAGGCCGGTGCTTCGGATGTTCACATCCAACCATACGAAGACCGCGTGATTGTTCGACAACGAATCGATGGTGTGTTATTCGACAGTTTTGAAATCCCCAAAATGGTGCAAGAAGAAGTTCTCACACGCATCAAAGTGCTCGGCAAGATGAACATCGCCGAGAAACGATTGCCGCAAGACGGCCGGGCAACCGTCACCTTGGGCGATCGTATTGTCGACCTTCGCATAGCGTCGCTGCCAACAAGTCACAATGAACGGATCGTGATTCGGTTGCTGGACAAGAGTGCGAGACTATATAGCCTCGGCGAACTCGGGATGCCGCCGCACTACTTGGAAGTGTTTCAACAACTCATCACTCGCGACCACGGAATGATCCTGGTGACGGGGCCCACCGGTTCGGGCAAGAGCACAACGCTCTACGGAGCTTTGCAACAAATCAATTCGCATGACTTGAATGTGCTCACACTTGAAGATCCCATCGAGTACCAGCTTGATGGAATTAGCCAAACACAAATTAACGAAAAGAAGGGAATGACGTTCGCATCAGGAATGCGAAGCGTATTGCGACAGGACCCCGACATCATCATGGTTGGTGAAATTCGTGACGCCGAAACAGCGGTGATGGCAATTCAAGCGTCCCTCACCGGGCACTTGGTCTTCAGCACGTTGCACACCAACGATGCAGCGAGCGCCGCAACGCGTCTATTGGACCTCGGTATCGAACCTTATTTGGTGAGCAGTTCGCTCGTGGCATCACTTGCTCAGCGATTGGTCCGTAAGCTGTGTGAACACTGCAGCACACCTGATCCTCACGCCACCGCCAGCCTGCCCAAGGTTCCACAAAGTTTGCTCGACGATCAGGGTATCACGCTTAAGGAACTCAAAGGCGTCTACCAGCCTGTCGGATGTCCGTCATGTCGAGGTACAGGTTATCGCGGAAGAGTCGGGCTGTTCGAGTTCTTATTCATCGACGACGCATGCCGTGATCTAATTCAAACGCGAGCGAACGCATCCCGGCTTCGACAAGCGGGCATGGATGCTGGGATGCACTTGCTGTCCACGGATGGAATCTTGAAAATCCACCAGGGCATTACGACACTTGATGAAGTGTTGCGAGTGACAAGTTTGTAA